Proteins encoded in a region of the Flavobacteriaceae bacterium HL-DH10 genome:
- a CDS encoding radical SAM protein, protein MLVELQEERIKNTRLISTTVETSSSPRMVTGLRLRITQLRIKLTFLKVIISCYNNPIDWIQSLRYLIQLRRRFLGSNKVHKMVYVNGKYHIGLYTPGWNSNIYEEYIASQLSDFKPITKRKVNRFNTVFLAITKKCALQCEHCFEWDNLNKKDVLETNDLQAIVKRIQDKGVSQIHLSGGEPLIKMNAVVELLNSGDKSSEFWVVTSGYKLNENNAKRLKEAGLKGVVISLDHFIPKLHNTFRHFNDAYYWVEEAVKNANKNHIITALSLCTTKDFVSEENLMSYMELAKKLKVSFVQFLEPKAVGHYANKDVFLNEEQIDILEIFLEK, encoded by the coding sequence ATGCTAGTTGAACTTCAAGAAGAACGGATAAAAAATACGAGATTAATTTCAACAACAGTCGAGACTTCTAGCTCCCCGAGAATGGTAACTGGTTTGAGGTTGAGAATAACGCAATTAAGAATAAAATTAACCTTCCTAAAAGTTATTATATCCTGTTATAATAATCCCATAGACTGGATACAATCCCTGCGTTATTTAATTCAATTACGAAGACGTTTTCTAGGAAGTAACAAAGTCCATAAAATGGTGTATGTAAATGGTAAATACCATATAGGTTTATATACACCAGGGTGGAACAGCAACATATATGAGGAATATATTGCGTCTCAGCTTAGCGATTTTAAACCAATAACAAAACGTAAGGTGAATAGGTTTAATACCGTTTTTTTAGCCATTACTAAAAAATGTGCTTTGCAGTGCGAACATTGTTTTGAATGGGATAATTTAAACAAGAAAGATGTTTTAGAAACCAACGACTTGCAAGCTATAGTTAAACGAATTCAGGATAAAGGTGTTAGTCAGATTCATTTGTCGGGTGGGGAACCTTTAATTAAAATGAATGCTGTGGTTGAACTTTTAAATAGCGGAGATAAATCATCAGAATTTTGGGTTGTTACTTCAGGTTATAAATTAAATGAAAACAACGCCAAGCGTTTAAAAGAAGCTGGTTTAAAAGGTGTCGTTATTAGTTTGGATCATTTTATTCCGAAATTGCATAATACGTTCAGACATTTTAATGACGCCTATTACTGGGTTGAAGAAGCTGTAAAAAATGCAAACAAAAATCATATAATTACAGCACTTTCGCTCTGTACTACCAAAGACTTTGTCTCTGAAGAGAATCTCATGTCGTATATGGAATTGGCAAAAAAACTAAAGGTGTCGTTTGTGCAATTTTTAGAACCCAAAGCAGTAGGTCATTATGCTAATAAAGATGTATTTCTAAATGAAGAACAAATAGATATTTTAGAAATTTTTTTAGAAAAATGA
- a CDS encoding slipin family protein has translation MNPLSIFAIIIVLFLVSGIRIIFEYKRAIKFRFGKFVTTLQPGFRWIIPFVETIQIVDVRVITFNIDSQEVMTEDNVPCSIDGVVFFKINNPKKAVLEVETYKFAITQLAQAALRDVCGKVELDTILSKREEMGKNIKQIVEKETKDWGIEINDVKIKDIQLPENMRRMMANQAEAERSRRAQIILALAEEQAAGKLLEAGKLIDQSPSAIKLRLYQTLSNIAAEKNSTILFPFPEEMLPVKKMKSKIVK, from the coding sequence ATGAATCCATTAAGCATATTCGCTATTATCATTGTGCTATTTCTAGTGTCTGGTATTCGAATCATTTTTGAATATAAGAGAGCTATTAAATTCAGATTTGGGAAATTCGTAACTACCTTACAGCCTGGGTTTCGATGGATTATTCCTTTTGTTGAAACCATTCAAATTGTTGATGTTAGAGTCATTACATTCAATATTGATTCACAGGAAGTAATGACCGAAGACAATGTGCCGTGTAGTATCGATGGCGTTGTTTTTTTTAAAATTAACAATCCTAAAAAAGCGGTATTAGAAGTTGAGACTTATAAGTTTGCCATTACCCAATTGGCACAGGCAGCACTTAGAGATGTTTGTGGTAAAGTAGAATTAGACACGATACTTTCTAAGCGCGAAGAAATGGGTAAAAACATTAAGCAAATTGTAGAAAAGGAAACCAAAGATTGGGGCATTGAGATTAACGATGTTAAAATAAAAGATATTCAATTGCCTGAAAACATGCGACGTATGATGGCAAACCAAGCAGAAGCTGAGCGCTCTCGTAGAGCACAAATTATTTTAGCATTAGCAGAAGAACAAGCTGCAGGAAAACTACTAGAGGCAGGAAAGCTTATTGACCAATCGCCTTCTGCTATCAAACTACGTTTATATCAAACGCTTTCTAATATAGCAGCAGAAAAAAACTCAACCATACTCTTCCCGTTCCCAGAAGAAATGCTACCTGTTAAAAAAATGAAATCCAAAATTGTTAAATAA
- a CDS encoding TetR/AcrR family transcriptional regulator has protein sequence MAKLQKSIDKRNALIKATIELVNNNGFHATPMSKIAQMANVSPATIYLYFENKQDLVNKTYIEVKAKYTDYAFETYNDTMSVEAGFELIWKRIADFKLKECKNAMFLAQCDNTPMIDEPSRQEGIKHLQPLLDLWERGKEEGIIKPISDYLLYAYAINPLSFLMIAQKRGAFKLDKTHIEEAYQSAWSSIKVCN, from the coding sequence ATGGCGAAACTTCAAAAAAGCATAGACAAACGTAACGCCCTTATAAAGGCCACTATTGAGTTGGTAAACAACAATGGTTTTCATGCCACACCCATGAGCAAAATTGCACAAATGGCTAACGTCTCCCCTGCTACCATTTATTTGTATTTTGAAAACAAGCAAGATTTAGTTAATAAGACATACATAGAAGTAAAAGCAAAATACACAGACTATGCGTTTGAAACCTATAATGACACGATGTCTGTTGAAGCTGGTTTTGAACTCATTTGGAAACGGATTGCTGATTTTAAGCTCAAGGAATGTAAAAACGCCATGTTTTTAGCACAGTGTGATAACACACCAATGATTGACGAACCAAGTAGACAAGAAGGTATTAAGCATTTACAACCCCTACTCGACCTTTGGGAACGTGGTAAAGAAGAAGGTATTATAAAACCGATATCAGATTACTTACTATATGCCTATGCTATAAATCCGCTATCTTTTTTAATGATTGCTCAAAAACGTGGCGCCTTTAAGTTAGATAAAACACATATTGAAGAAGCATATCAATCGGCCTGGAGCAGTATAAAGGTTTGTAACTAA
- a CDS encoding NAD(P)H-binding protein, with protein sequence MKKTAIILGATGLTGHVLLEKLLKDDRYETIKLFSRTKIEGLPNKVKQFIGNLLELDQFKADFTADEVYCCIGTTAKKTPNKTLYKQIDYGIPVTAAKLSKENNIPTFLVVSAMGANKKSSVFYNKTKGEMEHDVLQQNIKHTFILRPSLIGGKRNERRPLEKIGLVVVKIIQPLFIGSLKKYKIIHAETIAQAMIHLANNTSHTEVIITSNDIKNIAKNI encoded by the coding sequence ATGAAAAAAACAGCTATAATATTAGGAGCTACAGGTTTAACGGGGCATGTTTTGCTTGAGAAACTACTTAAAGATGACCGCTATGAGACCATCAAATTGTTTTCGCGTACAAAAATTGAAGGCTTACCAAATAAAGTAAAACAGTTTATAGGGAACCTATTGGAATTGGATCAATTTAAAGCAGATTTTACCGCAGATGAAGTGTATTGCTGTATTGGTACTACAGCTAAAAAAACACCAAATAAAACGCTTTACAAACAGATAGATTATGGTATTCCTGTAACTGCTGCCAAGCTTTCCAAAGAAAATAACATCCCTACTTTTTTAGTGGTTTCAGCCATGGGTGCTAATAAAAAAAGTAGTGTCTTTTATAATAAAACAAAAGGTGAGATGGAACACGATGTGTTGCAACAAAACATAAAACACACATTTATATTAAGGCCTTCGTTAATTGGTGGTAAGCGTAATGAGCGACGCCCCTTAGAAAAAATCGGTTTGGTTGTGGTTAAAATAATCCAACCTCTATTTATAGGATCATTAAAAAAATACAAAATAATTCATGCTGAAACTATCGCACAAGCCATGATACATTTAGCCAATAATACAAGTCATACCGAAGTCATAATCACTTCAAACGACATAAAAAACATAGCAAAAAATATTTAA
- a CDS encoding NAD(P)H-dependent oxidoreductase: MELIDRLNWRYAAKAMSGKKVAEDKIDRILEAARLAPTSSGLQPFEIFVIKNQAVKEKIRPVAWNQSVITDCSHLLVFAAWDTYTADRINYMFDLTNDIRGFKNEGWENYRQMLLNSYPQKDPEENFNHASKQAYIAFSQAISAAAFEGVDATPIEGFDPAAVDDILGLREKGLRSAVLLPLGYRQDDEDWLVNLEKVRKPMEDLVTVIE, translated from the coding sequence ATGGAATTAATAGATAGATTAAACTGGAGATATGCTGCAAAAGCCATGAGTGGTAAAAAAGTAGCAGAAGATAAAATTGACCGCATTCTGGAAGCTGCGCGTTTGGCCCCAACATCTAGTGGTTTACAACCTTTCGAGATTTTTGTTATTAAAAATCAAGCCGTTAAAGAAAAAATAAGGCCCGTAGCCTGGAATCAATCTGTGATTACAGACTGCTCTCACCTACTGGTTTTTGCTGCCTGGGATACTTATACCGCAGATAGAATTAACTATATGTTCGATTTAACAAACGACATACGCGGATTTAAAAATGAAGGATGGGAAAATTACCGACAAATGTTATTAAATTCTTATCCGCAAAAAGATCCTGAAGAAAACTTTAACCATGCTTCTAAACAAGCTTATATAGCATTTTCGCAAGCCATTTCTGCTGCAGCTTTTGAAGGTGTGGATGCTACACCGATAGAAGGTTTTGATCCAGCTGCTGTAGACGATATTTTAGGCTTACGAGAAAAAGGATTGCGCAGTGCTGTTTTATTACCATTAGGTTACAGACAAGATGATGAAGATTGGTTGGTAAATCTTGAAAAGGTTAGAAAACCTATGGAAGATTTAGTAACCGTCATCGAATAA
- a CDS encoding iron-containing alcohol dehydrogenase, translating into MNNFEFKNPTKIIFGKNTIEKLENEIPKDAKVLLLYGGGSIKKNGIYDQVKTALANVDVIEFGGIPANPEYAVLMEALKLIKDENITYLLAVGGGSVIDGTKFLSAAALYEGDTPWDILSKNIRTEKGMPFGTVLTLPATGSEMNSGAVITRADTKEKLAMGGPGLFPEFSILDPQVIASIPQRQLANGLTDAFTHVLEQYMTYPIGALLQDRFAESILQTLIEVAPKVLKDPTDHKAASNFMWSCTMALNGLIQKGVPTDWAVHAMGHELTALFGIDHARTLAVIAPSHYKFNFEAKKEKLAQYGERVWNITEGSTDDKAYAAIEKTVAFFHDLGIDTKLSDYTKDYEGTAEEIAKRFTDRGWTGLGEHQSLSPEKVEKIVKMAY; encoded by the coding sequence ATGAACAATTTTGAATTTAAAAATCCTACCAAAATTATTTTTGGCAAGAACACTATAGAAAAACTAGAAAATGAAATCCCTAAAGATGCCAAAGTATTATTACTTTATGGTGGCGGAAGTATCAAGAAAAATGGTATTTACGATCAGGTAAAAACAGCTTTAGCAAACGTCGATGTTATTGAGTTTGGTGGTATTCCTGCCAATCCGGAATATGCCGTGTTGATGGAAGCTTTAAAACTTATTAAAGACGAAAATATCACCTATTTATTAGCCGTTGGAGGTGGTTCGGTTATTGACGGGACTAAATTTTTATCGGCTGCTGCTTTATATGAAGGCGACACCCCTTGGGATATTTTATCTAAAAATATCAGAACTGAAAAAGGGATGCCTTTTGGTACCGTGTTAACCTTACCAGCTACAGGATCTGAAATGAATTCCGGAGCTGTAATTACAAGAGCAGATACTAAAGAAAAACTAGCCATGGGCGGTCCTGGTTTATTTCCTGAGTTCTCAATACTCGATCCTCAAGTGATTGCCTCCATTCCACAACGTCAATTAGCAAATGGGTTAACAGATGCTTTTACACACGTTTTAGAACAATATATGACCTATCCCATCGGTGCCTTATTGCAAGATCGTTTTGCAGAAAGCATTTTACAAACCTTAATTGAAGTAGCGCCTAAAGTTTTAAAAGATCCAACGGATCATAAAGCGGCATCAAACTTTATGTGGAGTTGTACCATGGCTTTAAACGGGTTAATCCAAAAAGGTGTACCAACAGATTGGGCTGTTCATGCGATGGGACACGAATTAACCGCTTTATTTGGTATTGATCACGCACGTACCTTAGCGGTTATTGCTCCAAGCCATTACAAGTTTAATTTTGAAGCTAAAAAAGAAAAATTAGCGCAATATGGTGAACGCGTTTGGAATATTACCGAAGGTAGTACAGATGATAAAGCCTACGCAGCAATCGAAAAGACAGTCGCTTTTTTTCACGACTTAGGCATCGATACCAAATTATCTGATTATACAAAAGATTACGAAGGCACTGCAGAAGAAATTGCAAAACGTTTTACAGATCGTGGTTGGACAGGATTAGGTGAACATCAATCATTATCGCCTGAAAAAGTGGAGAAAATTGTGAAAATGGCTTATTAA
- a CDS encoding type 1 glutamine amidotransferase domain-containing protein: MTLLKKVAFVLTIIAVSSCKETKKTASENVLEAQTTLKKEKTMNILFVLTSHDKLGDTGKKTGFWVEEFANPYYTLLDQGAHITIATPKGGAAPIDPSSDAPDAATEATKRFDNDPEAKAHIANTKVLADMNPDDFDAVFYPGGHGPLWDLANDATSIALIEKFNSQEKPIAFVCHAPAALKGVKNADGTPLVKGKKVTGFTNTEEAAVGLTDVVPFLVEDMLAEKGGIYSKKADWAGYAIQDGHLITGQNPASSELVAEKLLESLK; this comes from the coding sequence ATGACCCTATTAAAAAAAGTAGCATTCGTGCTAACTATTATTGCAGTCTCAAGTTGTAAAGAGACTAAAAAGACAGCTTCTGAAAACGTTTTGGAAGCACAAACAACATTAAAAAAAGAAAAGACAATGAATATATTATTTGTATTAACATCTCATGATAAATTAGGAGATACAGGAAAAAAAACGGGGTTTTGGGTTGAAGAATTTGCAAATCCGTATTACACATTATTAGATCAAGGTGCACACATTACTATTGCAACTCCAAAAGGAGGCGCGGCACCTATAGATCCAAGCAGTGATGCACCTGATGCAGCAACAGAAGCAACAAAACGTTTTGATAACGATCCTGAGGCTAAAGCGCATATTGCAAACACCAAAGTATTGGCAGATATGAATCCAGACGATTTTGATGCTGTATTTTATCCAGGTGGTCATGGACCATTATGGGATTTAGCAAACGATGCAACATCTATTGCTTTAATCGAAAAATTTAATAGTCAGGAAAAACCAATCGCTTTTGTATGTCATGCACCAGCAGCATTAAAAGGTGTGAAAAATGCAGATGGCACACCACTTGTAAAAGGTAAAAAAGTGACCGGATTTACAAATACTGAAGAAGCAGCTGTTGGACTTACAGATGTGGTACCATTTTTAGTGGAAGACATGCTAGCCGAAAAAGGTGGCATCTACTCTAAAAAAGCAGATTGGGCAGGTTATGCTATTCAAGATGGCCATTTAATTACAGGTCAAAATCCAGCATCATCTGAGTTAGTTGCCGAAAAATTATTAGAAAGTTTAAAATAG
- a CDS encoding SHOCT domain-containing protein: protein MHDFHGHFWGMHFIWWAVWIILIIWIFASPFKIPYQSSKKDSPLDILKKRFAKGEISKEEFLEAKKALNAEN, encoded by the coding sequence ATGCATGATTTTCACGGACATTTTTGGGGGATGCATTTTATATGGTGGGCTGTATGGATAATTCTCATAATTTGGATTTTTGCCTCTCCCTTTAAAATACCTTACCAAAGTTCAAAAAAAGATAGTCCTTTAGATATTTTAAAAAAACGTTTTGCAAAAGGAGAAATTTCTAAGGAGGAATTTCTAGAGGCTAAAAAAGCTTTAAACGCTGAAAATTAA
- a CDS encoding RidA family protein — protein sequence MKRELISSGSPYEDIVGFSRAVRVGPFIAIGGTAPIDTKGNTVGIGDISLQTQQCLETIKIALEKAGSSLDDVVRTRILLVDIEDWKAAAKVRASYFKTIKPVDTIMQVSRFINPDWLIEIEVDAINTS from the coding sequence ATGAAACGAGAATTAATATCAAGTGGAAGTCCTTATGAAGATATTGTTGGATTTAGTCGTGCTGTGCGGGTTGGACCATTTATTGCAATTGGGGGAACAGCACCAATAGATACAAAAGGAAATACAGTAGGGATTGGGGATATTTCTTTGCAAACCCAACAATGTTTGGAAACTATTAAAATAGCTTTAGAAAAAGCAGGTTCTAGCTTAGACGACGTGGTTAGAACACGAATACTACTAGTAGATATAGAAGATTGGAAAGCTGCTGCCAAAGTAAGAGCTTCTTATTTTAAAACTATAAAACCTGTTGATACTATCATGCAAGTATCTCGTTTTATTAATCCAGATTGGTTAATTGAAATTGAAGTAGATGCTATTAACACCTCATAA
- a CDS encoding MarR family transcriptional regulator produces MERDFIKELGYKSLDNRLKRISDRMSHDTRKFFKQINIDVEPSWHLVFKLLREENMLTMVEIAEQLGYTHPSMVVMLKKMTSKGYIMSERDALDKRKQNIKLTQKSIDLLPELEHIWNSCEDAIYKMLKEDLSILKYLDDIEASLKSIPFNERFYNEYQKPKR; encoded by the coding sequence ATGGAAAGAGATTTTATTAAAGAACTTGGTTACAAATCTTTAGATAATAGATTAAAACGTATTAGTGATAGAATGTCACATGATACAAGAAAATTCTTTAAGCAAATCAATATAGATGTTGAACCAAGTTGGCACTTAGTATTCAAATTATTAAGAGAAGAAAACATGCTAACAATGGTCGAAATTGCGGAGCAGTTAGGTTATACACATCCATCTATGGTTGTTATGCTTAAAAAGATGACATCAAAAGGTTATATAATGTCTGAAAGAGACGCTTTAGATAAAAGAAAACAAAACATTAAACTAACTCAGAAATCTATTGACTTGCTTCCTGAATTAGAACATATTTGGAACAGTTGCGAAGATGCTATTTATAAAATGCTAAAAGAAGATTTATCCATACTTAAGTATCTTGATGATATTGAGGCATCATTAAAATCTATTCCATTTAACGAACGCTTTTATAACGAATACCAAAAACCAAAAAGATGA
- a CDS encoding DMT family transporter: protein MWMYLGLLAALFLGLHNLCKKHAVQNNEVFPVLLGTISSGFLLLLPFFIGSIYFPEFTKQLGFYITRIPWKTHGFIFIKSMMMAASWVLAYQALKYLPITIVTPIRSAGPFFTFIGAILIYNEQPNVLQWLGFFLIIFSVLLYSKIGKKEGIHFKSNKWVFAIIAATFLGASSGLYDKFLIQNLTLNPQTLQFWFCWYTVLILLVILSVRWFPYAEKRKAFKWRWTIIAVGVLLQTADYFYFKALQDPEALIMLLSAIKRSQILIAVVVGGLVFKEKNKRKKLVPLMGIMIGVFLILYS, encoded by the coding sequence ATGTGGATGTATTTAGGATTATTGGCTGCACTTTTTTTAGGATTACACAATTTATGTAAAAAACATGCTGTACAAAACAATGAGGTTTTCCCTGTACTTTTAGGAACTATTAGTTCTGGTTTTTTGTTGTTACTTCCGTTTTTTATTGGTTCGATTTATTTTCCAGAGTTCACTAAACAATTAGGGTTTTATATTACCCGAATTCCTTGGAAAACGCATGGTTTTATTTTTATAAAATCGATGATGATGGCAGCCTCTTGGGTTTTGGCATATCAGGCTTTAAAGTATTTACCCATAACTATTGTAACCCCCATACGCTCAGCTGGTCCGTTTTTCACTTTTATTGGTGCTATTTTAATTTATAACGAACAACCTAATGTGCTACAATGGTTAGGTTTTTTTCTTATTATTTTTTCGGTACTACTCTATTCTAAAATAGGAAAAAAAGAAGGCATTCATTTTAAGAGTAATAAATGGGTGTTTGCCATTATTGCTGCCACTTTTTTAGGTGCTTCTAGTGGTTTATACGATAAGTTCTTAATTCAGAATTTAACTTTAAACCCACAAACCTTACAGTTTTGGTTTTGTTGGTATACCGTGCTTATTTTACTAGTAATATTATCGGTACGTTGGTTTCCTTATGCCGAAAAAAGAAAAGCGTTTAAATGGCGGTGGACAATCATAGCAGTAGGTGTGTTGCTACAAACGGCAGATTATTTTTATTTTAAAGCCCTGCAAGACCCTGAGGCTTTAATTATGTTACTTTCGGCTATAAAAAGGAGCCAGATACTTATAGCAGTAGTGGTTGGCGGTTTAGTTTTTAAAGAAAAGAACAAACGCAAAAAGTTAGTCCCATTAATGGGTATTATGATTGGTGTATTTTTGATTTTGTATTCATAA
- a CDS encoding DEAD/DEAH box helicase, which translates to MAKYIKAQQDILDKLNIKALNPMQEDALVAISNSENAVLLSPTGTGKTVAFLLPTIATLNNDCDHVQLLILVPSRELAIQIEQVIRTMGSGYKVNAVYGGRPFSKDKIELAHPPAILIGTPGRIADHLRRETFLVEDIKTLILDEFDKSLEVGFEKEMSEIISLLPHIKKRILTSATQDMDIPAFVGLQNELVIDYLGTKISNLVIKKVVAPDKNKLQTLVDLLYHIGNKPGIIFCNYKDTIQYVSDFLNKNKIAHGCFQGGMEQIDRERALIKFRNGTHQIIIATDLAARGLDIPELNYIIHYQLPLKGEEFTHRNGRTARMNAEGTAYVLQWEKEYLPDFITTKHIEKLQTKTTKIESQWATLFISGGRKDKISKGDIAGLLFKQCDLEYSEIGVIELKQDCAFVAVPKQKVKSIVAIINNTRLKKKKVRVNLI; encoded by the coding sequence ATGGCCAAGTATATAAAAGCACAGCAAGATATTTTAGATAAACTGAATATTAAAGCACTCAACCCTATGCAGGAAGATGCCTTAGTTGCTATTTCTAATAGCGAAAATGCGGTATTGCTTTCTCCAACAGGTACAGGTAAAACAGTTGCTTTTTTATTACCAACCATTGCTACTTTAAACAACGATTGTGACCATGTACAGTTGCTTATTTTAGTGCCTTCGCGTGAGTTAGCTATTCAAATCGAACAAGTAATACGCACCATGGGTTCTGGTTATAAAGTTAATGCGGTTTATGGTGGCAGACCTTTTTCTAAAGACAAAATAGAATTAGCACACCCACCAGCTATATTAATTGGTACTCCAGGTCGTATAGCAGACCATTTACGTCGGGAAACGTTTTTAGTTGAAGATATTAAAACCTTAATTTTAGATGAATTCGATAAATCGCTAGAAGTAGGTTTTGAAAAAGAAATGAGTGAAATTATTAGCCTACTTCCACATATTAAAAAACGCATTTTAACATCGGCAACTCAAGATATGGACATCCCTGCTTTTGTTGGATTACAAAACGAATTGGTAATTGATTATTTAGGAACTAAAATCTCTAACCTTGTAATTAAAAAAGTGGTCGCTCCTGATAAAAACAAGCTTCAAACCTTAGTCGATTTATTGTATCATATTGGTAATAAACCAGGGATTATTTTCTGCAATTATAAAGATACTATTCAATATGTAAGCGATTTTTTAAACAAAAACAAAATTGCTCATGGCTGTTTTCAGGGTGGCATGGAGCAAATAGATAGAGAACGTGCTTTAATCAAATTTAGAAATGGAACGCATCAAATCATTATTGCTACCGATTTGGCTGCTCGCGGATTGGATATTCCAGAACTTAATTATATCATACATTATCAATTGCCATTAAAAGGTGAGGAGTTTACCCATAGAAACGGTAGAACAGCACGTATGAATGCCGAAGGAACCGCCTATGTTTTACAATGGGAAAAAGAATATCTTCCTGATTTTATCACCACAAAACATATTGAAAAATTACAAACAAAGACCACTAAAATAGAATCCCAATGGGCAACTTTATTCATTTCTGGCGGAAGAAAAGATAAAATATCTAAAGGCGATATCGCTGGCTTGCTTTTTAAACAATGTGATTTAGAATATTCTGAAATTGGCGTTATTGAATTAAAGCAAGACTGTGCTTTTGTGGCAGTTCCTAAACAAAAAGTAAAAAGTATTGTAGCAATAATCAATAATACTCGTTTAAAAAAGAAAAAGGTACGGGTTAATTTGATTTAG